From Bradyrhizobium erythrophlei:
GCGCCGGGCGGCCGAGCGGCATGCCCTTCTGGAATTCCTTGTAGCGGTTCTCGTCACCGAACTGGTGTTTTGCGCGGGTCTTCAGCAGCGTGACGTGGCGGTCGGTGCCGACCGGGCCGGGATTGATGCCGACCACGCGGATATTGTCGGCGAGGCTCTTGCCGCCGAGCGCGCGCGTGAACGCCATGATCGCGGCATTGCCGGCGCTGCCGCAGATGTAATTGGCGTCGAATTTTTCGCCGGCGGCGCCGATGTCGTTGACGATCACGCCGCCCCCGCGCGCCTTCATCTGCGCATAGATGGCGCGGGTCAGGTTGATATAGCCGAACACCTTGAGGTTCCAGGCGTGACGCCAGGTCTCCTCGTCGATCTTGTCGATCGAGCCGCCGGGAATATCGCCGGCATTGTTGACGAGGATGTCGATGTCGGCGGCGTCCTTGGCGAGCCTGGCGAGATCCGCAGGGTTCCGGAGGTCGACGATTTGCGTCGTGGCGTCGATCTGATGGGCCGAGCGCAGCCGATCGGCGAGTGCCTTCAGTTGATCGCCGCTGCGGGCCGCGAGCATGACGTGAGCACCTTCTTCGGCAAAGGCCTCGGCGGCGGCGGCGCCGATGCCCTTCGATGCGCCGGTTATCAGCACGCGTTTGCCGCGCAAATGGAGATCCATGGGACTGCTCGCTTGGTTGGGATACGTCTGAGGGGATTTCGGGATGGGATGAAACAGTTAGGCCGGCGCCGCCGAGGCGGTCAACATTGCACTGCAGCGTTGCACCCGGGCGTGGTTTGGTCCATTGCAATCCGATCCAACATAGGACATCCCCGGCACGCCAAGGCTTAAGGAATTCTCGATGAGCAACCAGAAAAAGCAATATCGGATCGCGGTCATTCCCGGCGATGGCATCGGCAAGGAAGTGGTGCCGGAGGGTCTGCGGGTGCTGGAGCAGGCCGCCAAGAAGCACGGCGTCAGCCTGCATTTCGACCATTTCGATTTCGCCTCCTGGGATTATTACGAAAAGCACGGCGAGATGATGCCGGAGGACTGGAAGGCGAAAATTGGCAAGCATGACGCGATCTATTTCGGCGCGGTCGGCTGGCCCGCGAAAATTCCCGATCACATTTCCTTGTGGGGATCGCTGATCAAATTCCGCCGCGAATTCGACCAATACGTGAACCTGCGCCCGGTGCGGCTGATGCCGGGGGTGCCGTCGCCGCTCGCCAACCGCAAGCCCGGCGATATCGATTTCTGGGTGGTGCGCGAGAATACCGAAGGCGAGTATTCTTCCGTCGGCGGGCGAATGTTCCCCGATACCGACCGCGAATTCGTGACCCAGCAGACGGTGATGACCCGCATCGGCGTCGACCGCATCCTGAAATTCGCCTTCGACCTGGCGCAGTCGCGGCCGACGAAGCATTTGACCTCGGCGACCAAATCCAACGGCATTTCCATCACCATGCCCTATTGGGACGAGCGCGTGGAGGCGATGGCCAAAAAATACCCCGGCGTAAAGTGGGACAAGTATCACATCGACATCCTCACCGCGAATTTCGTCCTGCATCCGGACTGGTTCGATGTCGTGGTCGGCTCGAATCTGTTCGGCGACATCCTCTCCGATCTCGGGCCGGCCTGCACCGGCACCATCGGTATCGCCCCGTCGGGCAATATCAATCCGGAAGGCAACTTTCCGTCCGTGTTCGAGCCGGTGCACGGCTCGGCGCCGGACATCGCAGGGCAGGGCATCGCCAATCCCATCGGCATGATCTGGTCGGGTGCGATGATGCTCGAACATCTCGGCGAGAAGAGCGCGGCGGCCTCGATCGTCGCCGCGATCGAGCGCACCCTCGGCGAACGCACGCTGCGCACCAAGGATCTCGGCGGCAACGCCGACACCGCCGTCTGCGGCAAGGCGGTCGCGGAGATGGTGGAGTAGGGGATGTCTCCGTCATCCCCGCGTAACGGCTTTGCCGTTATCGCTGGAGGTGCGAGCCTTTTGGCGAGCCTCGAAGGATGACTACCAACGGTGATTGCGGCCATCCTTCGAGGCGCGCAAGAGCGCGCACCTCAGGATGACGGTGGAGTTTGCTTCACGCCTTCGCGATCCTGCGGCAATGCTGCCACGCCGCAGCAATCAGGTTCTCGCTCGCCTCCGGCGTGCGGAACGCCGAATGCGCCGACAGCGTTACGTTGGGCAGCTTGGTCAGCGGGTGATCGGCCGGCAGCGGCTCGGTGTTGAAGACGTCCAATCCGGCATGGCGGATGTGGCCCGATTTCAGCGCTGCGATCATGGCGGCTTCGTCGACCATGGCCGCGCGTGCGGTGTTGACGAGGATGACGCCGGGTTTCATCGCGGCGATATGCTTTGCGGTGACCAAACCGCGGGTTTCGTCGTTCAGCAACAGATGCAGCGAGACGACGTCGCTTTCGGCCAAAAGCTTCTCCAGCGCGACGAATTCGACGCCGGCAAAGTTCTTCGGCGAGCGGTTCCAGGCCATGACCTTCATGCCGCTGCCGAGCGCGATGCGGGCGACCTCGGCGGCGATGCCGCCAAAGCCGATCAGGCCGAGCGTCTTGCCGGTCAGCTGCATGCCGTCCTCGCGCAGCCAGTTGCCGGCGCGCATCTCGCGGTCCATCTGCGCGATGCCGCGTGCCGCCGCCCACATCAGCGCGATGGTGCATTCGGCCACCGCCGTATCGCCATAGCCCTTGATCAGATGAACCTCGATGCCGAGCTCGCCGAGCTCTTCCGGATTCATGTAGCTGCGCGCACCGGTGCCGAGAAAGACGACGTGCTTCAGCCCGGTGCAGCGCCGCGCGACATCCGTCGGCAGCGGCGTGTGATCGATGATGACGATCTCGGCGCCATCGAGCAGGCCGGGCATCTGCTCGGCTTTGATATCGGCGTCGCGGTTGACGCGCACCGGCGGATCGCCGGCCTTGTTCTGGCGCTCGAAAATATCCGCCAGCGAGCCGTTGGCATCGACGAAAACTCCGCGCACTGTATTCTCCAATAGTTGGTTAAGACGCGACGCCGGCAAGCGCCAGCACGGTGTGCATCAGGACGTTGGCGCCGGCGGTGCAATCGGCCTGGGTCGCGTCCTCGAGTTCGTTGTGGCTGATGCCGTCCTTGCAGGGCACGAACACCATCGCCGCCGGAATTTTCGTGTTCAGGTTGCAGGAATCGTGGCCCGCGCCCGAGGTGATGCGTCGGTTGGAATAGCCGAGCGCCTTGGCGGCGTTCTCCACCGCGTCGACCAATTTTGGATCGAAATGCGTCGGCGGCTTGCGCCAGACCAGATCGAGCTCGACCTCCACTTTGCGCCTCGCGGCGATTTCGGCGGCCGCGGCGCGCAGATCCCTGTCCAGCGCGTCCATGATTCCGGCGTCGGCGCTGCGGCAATCGACGGTGAAGGCGATTTCGCCGGGAATGACGTTGCGCGAGGGATTGGCGATCACGGCCTCGCCGATGGTGCCGACCGCTTTCGGGCCGTGCTTTCCGGCGATGCTCTCCATTGCCAGCACGATCTCCGACAAGGTCGCGAGCGCGTCGCGGCGCAGCGGCATCGGCGTCGAGCCGGCATGGCTTTCGAAGCCGGTGATCCTGCCGTCGTACCACAGCACGCCCTGGCCGGAATCGACCACGCCGATGGTCTTGCTCTCCGCTTCGAGAATCGGCCCCTGTTCGATGTGCAGCTCGACGAAGCTTGCGAATTTCTGGGTGCCGACCGATGTTTCGCCGCGATAGCCGATGCTGTCCAGCGCCTCCGCCACCGTGACGCCATCGGCGTCCTTGCGCGACAATATATCGTCGGTGGTGAAGTCGCCGACATAGGCGGCCGACGCCATCATCGCCGGCGCAAAGCGCGAGCCTTCTTCGTTGGTCCAGTTGACGATGCAGAGCGGCGCGTCGGTCTCGATGCCGGCATCGTTGAGCGTGCGGACCACTTCGAGGGCGGCCAGCGTGCCGAGCACGCCGTCGAACTTGCCGCCGGTCGGCTGGGTGTCGAGATGGGAGCCGAGGCCCACGGCAAGTTTTGTCATGTCGCGGCCCTTGCGAAGCGCGAACATCGAACCCAGCGCGTCGACATGCACTTGCAGACCGGCGGTCTCGCATGCCCTGCGGAACCAGTCGCGCACCTGCTTGTCCTCGGGGCCGAGCGTCAGCCGCCGCACCCCGCCTTTCGGCGTCGCGCCGAATTTCGCGGTTTCATGGATCGTGTCCCACAGCCGGGCGGAATCGATTTGCAGGTTGGAGGCGATTTTGGTCATGGGTGGTTCCGAAAAGCCAGACAATGCGCGCGAGAGCTATTTTCAATGCCGCGCCGGCGGCGGCGCGTCAATGACAACGCTGCCCTGCGCCAGCTTGGCGGCGAGTTCGGCGACGCGCTCGACCGCGACGGTGTCGGGCGAGGCCAGCCAGCTTGCGGAAAACGTCAGCGCCGGAATCTGCAGATCGGTCGACAGCAATTGCAGCCGGCCGTCGGCCATTTCGTTCTCGACGATCGCGGTCGGAATCACCGCGATGCCGAGGCCTTCGATCGCCATGTGAATGACGGTTGCGAGCGAGGCCGAGGCATGCAGGCGCATCGGCGGCAGGCCGGGGCGGTTGAACAGCGAGCGCACGATCTCGTAGGGCTGCGTCTTGCGCGGAAAGGTGATGATCGGGAATTTCGCGAGATCCTGCACCGACAGCCTGCGCTGGCCGAGGCCGAGCGAAGGACTGGCGAGGAAGCCGACGGGATAGTCGCACAACACCCGGTTGCTGACGGTCGGCGCCGTCAGCGGACCGAGCAGGAAGGCGAGCTCGATTTCCTGCGCCAGCAGCCTTGTGCGCAAATTCGAGGTGATGTCGACCTCGATTTCGAGCGAGAGATTGGGATAGGCGTGGTTGACGCTTTTGACCAGTTGAGACAGCCAGGTGTGCACGATGGTTTCGGCGACGCCGAGCCGCAGCACGCCGTGCATCGCCGTGCGGTCGCCTACCACCGCCAGCATCTCCGAGCGCAGCCCGATCAGCTTCTCGGCGTAGACCGTCATCTGCCGTCCGCTCGGCGTCGGCAGCACCATGCGCCGGTCGCGCTGCAGCAGCCTCACGCCGACCTCGCGCTCGAGCTGCGCGATCCGCTGCGAGATCGCGGGCTGGGTGGTGTTGAGCTTCTGGGCCGCGCCGCGAAAGCTGCCGAGCGTCACCACCCACATGAAGGTCTCGATTGCCTTGAAATCAGTCATGCATCCAAAGTCCACAGATCAATAAATTATATTTATCGATCTTGATTAAAAACGACGATTAGACATTATGCTATCCGTATGCGCCACTCCCTGTCGAGCAAATTGAAGCGGGATCAATGATGACCAGCTTGGCCAGAACGGAACGGACGCCCGAGCCCCCTGCGGCTGACCTGCCGCCGAGCGTGGCGGCACGGCATGCCTGCCGCGCCGGTATGGCCACCACCACGGCCGGGATCGCCAACGGTTTCGTGCAGGGCAATCTGGCGATCCTGCCGGAAAAGCTCGCGGCGTCGTTTCACCGGTTCTGCCAGCTCAATCCGAAGCCATGTCCTATCATCGGCATGTCCGATGTCGGCGACCCCCGCATTCCCTCGCTCGGGATCGACCTCGACATCCGCACCGACCTGCCGCGCTACCGCGTCTGGCACGACGGCGAAGTGGCGGAAGAGCCGACCGACATCATGGCGCATTGGCGCGATGATCTGGTGGCGGTCGTGCTCGGCTGTTCGTTTTCGTTCGAGGAAGCGCTGATGGCGGACGACCTGCCGATCCGTCACATCGAGCGCAAGGTGCGCGTGCCGATGTACCGCACCAATATCGCATGCCACCCGTCGGGGCCGTTCGCGGGGCCGATGGTGGTGTCGATGCGCCCGTTCAAGCCTGCGGATGCGATCCGCGCGGTGCAGATCACCTCGCGCTTTCCCGCCGTGCATGGCGCGCCGGTTCATCTCGGCCATCCCCATTCGATCGGGATCGAGGATATTGCAAAGCCCGACTACGGCGACGCGGTGCCGGTCGAAGCCGACGAGATCCCGGTATTCTGGGCATGCGGCGTCACCCCGCAGGCGGTCATAGCAGCGGCGAAGCTGCCATTTGCGATTACGCACGCTCCCGGGTTGATGCTGGTGACGGACCTCCGTAACAAAGATTTGGCTGTGCTTTAATGGGCAGCCCGTGCCGTTCTTTGAGGCTTTACCGTCATCTTCAATCGTTTCATCGATAGCTGCCGACAAAAGAGGATTTCGTCATGACCGTCACCCGCCGAAATGTGTTGCTTGGAGCCACTGCCGCCGCGGCATTGCTGCCGATCGCGTCCCGCGCGCAGAGCTCCGAAGTGGTGATCGGCGTCATCTATCCTTTCTCGGGCGCCAGCGCGCAGATCGGGGTTGATGCGCAGAAGGCATTCGAGACGGCGGCCGAGGTCATCAACAAGAGCTACGATTTCGATCTGCCGCTGGCGCGCGGCGAGGGATTGCCGGGTCTCGGCGGTGCCAAGGTCCGTCTCGTGTTCGCCGACCACCAGGCCGATCCGCAGAAGGGCCGCGCCGAAGCCGAGCGCCTGATCACGCAGGAGAAGGTCTGCGCCATCATCGGCACCTATCAGAGCGCGGTCGCCGTCACCGTCAGCCAGATCTGCGAGCGCTACCAGATCCCGTTCATCTCGGCGGACAATTCCTCGCCGAGCCTGCATCGCCGCGGCCTGAAATTCTATTTCCGCGCCGCGCCGCATGACGAGATGTTCTCGGGCGCGATGTTCGACTTCTTCGATTCCATGAAGAAGAAGGGCACCAAGATCGAGACGCTGTCGCTGTTCCACGAGGACACCATCTTCGGCACCGATTCCGGCAATGCGCAGCTCAAGCTCGCGAACGACCGCGGCTACAAGGTGCTGGCCGACATCAAGTACCGCGCCAATTCGCCGTCCTTGTCGGCGGAAGTGCAGCAGCTCAAGGCGGCCAATGCCAATGTGCTGATGCCCTCGAGCTACACCACCGACGGCATCCTGCTGGTGAAGACCATGGCCGAGCTCGGTTACAAGCCGAACGCCATCGTAGCACAGGACGCGGGCTTCTCCGAAAAGGCGCTGTATGACGCGGTCGGCGACAAGCTCGAAGGCGTGATCTCGCGCGGCAGCTTCTCGCTCGATCTCGCCGCCAAGCGGCCGATGGTCGGCAAGATCAACGCCATGTTCAAGGAGAAGTCGGGCAAGGACCTCAACGACTTCTCGTCGCGCCAGTTCATGGGCCTGGTCGTGATGGCGGACGCGATCAATCGCGCCAAGTCCACCGACGGCGACAAGATCCGCGAGGCGCTGGTGGCCACCGACATGCCGGGCGAACAGACCATCATGCCGTGGAAGCGCGTCAAGTTCGACGAGATGGGGCAGAACAACGACGCCGACCCGGTGCTGCTGCAATATATCGGCGGCAAGTTCGTCACCATCTTCCCGCCGCAAGCCGCCGTCGCCGAAGCTGTCTGGCCGATGAAGTAATCGGCAGGACGGGGCAGGGGACGTGACCGCCGAAACCATCATCTGGAGTCTTGCCCATTCCGTCATTGCGAGGAGCGCAGCGACGAAGCAATCCATTCTTTCTTTTCGCGGCGCGATGGATTGCTTCGCTTCGCTCGCAATGACGGGGTTTTGCCTTAACGCCTCTGGCATGGGGGCACGCCTGTGACCGCCGAAACCATCATCCAGTCTCTCGCCTCAGGCCTGTTGATGGGCCTGCTCTACGGCCTGATCGCCGCGGGGCTGGCGCTGATCTTCGGCCTGATGGACGTCGTGAACTTCGCGCACGGCGAATTCCTGATGATCGCGATGTACGCGACGTTCTTCCTGTTCGCGTTCTTTGCGATCGACCCCTTGCTGGCGGCGCCGCTGGTGGCGGCGGCGCTGTTCGTGTTCGGCGCGGTGGTCTACCTCCTGATCGTGCGGTTTGCGGTGCGGGCCAAGGCCAATGCCGGCATGGTGCAGATCTTCTCGACCTTCGGGCTTGCCATCGTGATGCGCGGGCTGGCGCAGTTCTTCTTCACGCCGGATTATCGCAGCATCACCCATTCATGGCTCGGGGGCAAAACCGTCTCGATATCGGGCATCTTCCTGCCGGTGCCGCAACTGGCCGGCGCGCTGGTGTCGATCGCGGCCTTCGGCGCGCTGTACTTCTTCATCAACCGCACCGATTTCGGCCGTGCGCTGGAAGCGACCCGCGAGGATGCCGGCGCGGTGGCACTGGTCGGCATCGACAAGAACCGGGTGTTCGCGCTGGGCTGGGGGCTGGGTGCCGCGCTGGTGGGGCTTGCCGGCGCGATCATGGCGATGTTCTTCTATGTCTATCCCGATGTCGGCGCGTCGTTCGCGCTGATCGCCTATGTCACGGTGGCCCTGGGCGGCTTCGGCAGCGTGTTCGGCGCGTTTGCCGGCGGCATCATCGTCGGTCTCGTCGAAGCCTCCACCGCCCTGATCCTGCCGCCGTCGCTGAAGTCGGTCGGGATCTATGCGGTTTATCTGCTGGTGGTGTTCATCCGGCCGCGCGGCCTGTTCGGGTCGATCTGATGGACACCAGCTTTGCCCAGCGCCGCCGCCGCGACCTGATCGTCGCCGCCGTGTTTGCCGTGCTCGCCGCTTTGGTGCCGCTGTTCGTCAAGGACGTCTACGTCCAGAACATCATGGTGCTGACGCTGATGTACGCGGCGCTGTCGCAGAGCTGGAATATCCTGTCCGGCTATTGCGGGCAGATTTCGCTCGGCCACGCGCTGTATTTCGGGCTCGGCGCCTACACCACCGCGTTGCTGTTCACCAAATTCGGCGTGCTGCCCTGGTTCGGCATGCTCGGCGGCGGCCTGATCTCGGCCGTCATCGCGATGGCGCTGGGCTATCCCTGCTTCCGCCTGCGCGGCCATTATTTCGTCATTGCCACCATCGTCATTGCCGAGATCGCGCTGCTGTTGTTCCAGAACTGGAATTGGGCCGGTGCGGCGCTCGGCATCGATATTCCCGTGCGCGGCGACAGCTGGCTCAAGTTCCAGTTCACGCGCAGCAAGCTGCCTTATTTCTATTTCGCGCTCGGGCTCGCCTGCGTCGCCTGGCTCGTGACCTGGTGGCTGGAGGATTCCAAATGGGGCTATTGGTGGCGCGCGGTGAAGGACAATCCGGACGCCGCCGAAAGTCTCGGCGTGGTCGTGTTCAATTCCAAGATGGGGGCGGCGGCGGTCTCCGCCTTCCTCACCGCGGTCGGCGGCAGTTTCTATGCGCAGTTCGTGTCCTATATTGATCCCGAGAGCGTGATGGGTTTCCAGTTCTCGCTGCTGATGGCGCTGCCGGCGGTGCTGGGGGGCATCGGCACGTTGTGGGGGCCGGTGCTGGGGGCGATCATTCTCATTCCGCTGACTGAACTGACACGCTCCTTCATCGGCGGCTCCGGCCGCGGCGTCGATCTGATCGTCTACGGCACGCTGATCGTGCTGATCTCACTGGCGCGCCCGGAAGGGCTGGTCGGGCTGTTCTCTCGGCGGCGCAAGGGAACGGTGCGATGACGCCCTTGCTCGAAACCAAAGGCGTCTGGCAACGCTTCTCCGGCCTGATCGCCAACAGCGACATCTCGATTTCGGTCGGCCGCGGCGAGATCGTCGGATTGATTGGCCCCAACGGCGCCGGCAAGTCGACGTTGTTCAATCTGATCGCGGGCGTGCTGCCGCCGACGCAGGGAACGATTTGGTTTAACGGCGAGGACGTCACCAGCCTGCCGGCGGCGGAGCGCTGCCAGCGCGGCATCGCGCGCACCTTCCAGGTGGTGAAGAGTTTCGAGACCATGACGGTCATCGACAACGTCATCGTCGGCGCGCTGGTGCGCAACACCGTCATGCGCGAGGCGCGCCGCAAGGCGCATGCGGTGCTGGATTTTTGCGGCCTCGCCGGCCGCGCCGACGTGCTCGCCAGCGAACTGATCCCTTCGGAAAAACGCAGGCTCGAGGTCGCGCGGGCGCTCGCGACCGAACCGAAACTGCTGCTGCTCGACGAAGTGCTCACCGGGCTGACGCCGATCGAGGCGCAGACCGGCGTCGAACTGGTGCGACGGGTGCGCTCGACCGGCGTTACGGTGCTGATGGTCGAACACGTCATGGAGATCGTGATGCCGCTGGTCGACCGCGCCATCGTGCTTGATCTCGGCAAGGTGCTGATCGAGGGCAAGCCGGCCGATATCGTTCGCGATCCGAAAGTCATCTCGGCCTATCTTGGGGATCGTCATGCTGTCGGTGCATGAAATCACCACCGCCTATCAGGGGCTGGTCGCGATCTCGGCCGTCTCGATCGAAGTCGCCAGGGGCGAGATCGTGCTGGTCGCCGGTGCCAACGGCGCCGGCAAGTCGACCTTGCTAAAATCCATCGCCGGCGCCGAACGTCCGCGCTCCGGCACCGTGACGTTTGACGGCGCCCGGATCGACGGCAAGCCGCAGCATGTGATCACCGCCGGCGGCATCGCCTATGTGCCGGAGAACCGCCGGCTGTTTCCGCGCCTGTCGGTGCGCGACAATTTGCGGCTCGGCAGCTACCTCTACCGCGGCGAGGCTGATCGCGACGAGCCGCTGGGCCTCGTGTTCGAGCTGTTCCCGCGGCTGTCGGAACGCCTGGAGCAGCGCGCCGAAACGCTTTCCGGCGGCGAGCAGCAGATGCTGGCGATCGGGCGCGCGCTGATGACGCGGCCGCGGCTGTTGATGCTCGACGAGCCGTCGCAGGGCATCATGCCGAAACTGGTCGACGAGATTTTCCAGGCGGTGAAACGCATCCGCGATACCGGCCTGACCGTGCTGATTGTCGAACAGCGCATGGCCGAATGCCTCGACATCGCCGACCGCGCCTACATCCTGCAAACCGGCCGCGTACTGATGCAGGGCACGGCCGGTGACATCAAGGGCAATCCCGACGTAAGGAAGGCGTATCTGGGATTGTGACGGTCACACCTTCCTGTTTGATCTCGCCTCGGATGCTGCGATTAGAACCTGTTCAACAATCCCGTCAAACTCGCTCTTGCCGATTGGGTCGGTCGAAGCAAGCTCGTCATATGTTTTCGTAAATTCTGGCCACCAGTGACGAAACTGTCCTGCCTTGAAGAGGGCGCGGGCAGCCGCTTCGACTTCGTGTATGATCGGACGCACCGGTTCGGTCATTGTTTTCCCTACAGTCCGCAGGGTGGGATAGCGTAGCGTGTTTCGTCGTCATTCCGGGATGGTGCGCTGGCACCAGACCTCAGATGCGCAATTGCGCATCGGGGAATCTCGAGATTCCGGGTTCGATGCTACGCATCGCCCCGGAATGACTGCTTCAATCAATCGTGGCCATGCTCCGGCAGCGTCAGCCCGAGCGTCTTCGACAAATCCGCGATCTGCCCCGGCGTCAAATAACGCGGGTTGAGCCCGCGCAGCAGCAGATAGAGTTTTGCGGTTTCCTCCAGTTCCTCGGTGGCGAACACCGCGGCTTCCAGCGTGTCGCCCGCGACCACCGGGCCGTGATTGGCGAGCAGCACGGACGAGTATTTTCCGGCGAGCCCCTTGATGGCGTCGGCGACCGCCGGGTCGCCGGGCCGATAATACGGCACCAGCGCCGTCTGCCCGCATTTCATCAGGTAATAGGCCGTCATCGGCGGCAGCGCGGCGCGCGGATCGATTTCGGGCAGCATCGAGAGTGCCACCGAATGTGTCGAATGCAGATGCACCACCGCGCGCGCCGAGCTGCGGGTCTGGTACAGCGCCGTGTGCAGCGGCACTTCCTTGGTCGGGGCATCGCCGGAAGTGAGCTTGCCTGCGGCATCCAGCCGCGACAACCGCGCCGGGTCGAGAAAGCCGAGCGAGGCATTGGTCGGCGTCACGAGCCAGCCGCCGTCGTCCAGGCGCACGCTGATATTGCCCGACGAGCCCGGCGTCAGCCCGCGCTCGAACAGCGAGCGGCCGAGCCGGCAGATTTCCTCGCGTACCCGGGTTTCGGTCATGGCA
This genomic window contains:
- a CDS encoding aldolase, which gives rise to MTETRVREEICRLGRSLFERGLTPGSSGNISVRLDDGGWLVTPTNASLGFLDPARLSRLDAAGKLTSGDAPTKEVPLHTALYQTRSSARAVVHLHSTHSVALSMLPEIDPRAALPPMTAYYLMKCGQTALVPYYRPGDPAVADAIKGLAGKYSSVLLANHGPVVAGDTLEAAVFATEELEETAKLYLLLRGLNPRYLTPGQIADLSKTLGLTLPEHGHD